One Corynebacterium yudongzhengii DNA window includes the following coding sequences:
- a CDS encoding DUF3239 domain-containing protein has product MKVFKFEVDEPFARKHNEMIRDTRRVRAGGILLGAIVIILALLFYFFIADQAVWALMILIVAIAMGIVFAIVGITVARKYNKIQPLYDRYPLVPSVIAEVNERDFVLMALVNTNVDPSLPPRWGLALRTVTAVPGIKTPKIGMKIPSAAVLGRRTTHDRDHWQQITPMPIAWGTPDQDIVKEARRSIPQEQWNRLDRNRDKLNDVKATSQDLLVL; this is encoded by the coding sequence GTGAAGGTCTTCAAGTTCGAGGTCGACGAACCGTTCGCACGCAAGCACAACGAGATGATCCGCGACACCCGCCGGGTACGCGCCGGCGGCATCCTGCTCGGGGCCATCGTGATCATCCTGGCGCTGCTGTTCTACTTCTTTATTGCCGATCAGGCGGTGTGGGCGTTGATGATCCTCATCGTCGCGATCGCGATGGGCATCGTGTTCGCGATCGTCGGCATCACCGTGGCGCGCAAGTACAACAAGATCCAGCCCCTATACGACCGCTACCCACTCGTGCCCTCGGTGATCGCGGAGGTCAACGAGCGTGACTTCGTGCTCATGGCACTGGTGAACACGAACGTCGATCCTTCCCTGCCGCCGCGCTGGGGTCTCGCGCTGCGCACGGTCACGGCCGTACCTGGGATCAAGACGCCGAAGATCGGCATGAAGATCCCTTCTGCCGCGGTCCTCGGCCGGCGCACCACCCACGATCGCGACCACTGGCAGCAAATCACCCCCATGCCGATTGCATGGGGCACGCCCGATCAGGACATCGTGAAGGAAGCCCGCCGCTCCATCCCGCAGGAGCAGTGGAACCGGCTGGATCGCAACCGCGACAAACTCAACGACGTCAAGGCCACCTCACAGGATCTTTTGGTGCTCTAA
- a CDS encoding 3-oxoacyl-ACP reductase: MSTESTKSTALSDQIVLVTGGARGLGRSITEAFLKEGARVVINYFTSAEAAKDIAASHGERACAVRADVRERQEIEELFATAESVFGAPITTVVNNALTDFSFNGDARPKAEDISYENFQAQFASAVQGALNTTQAALPGFERAEWGRVINVGTNLFQNPVVPYHDYTAAKAALLSLTRTFAADLGPKGITVNMVSGGLLRTTDASAATPEAVFDAIAETTPLQSVTTPEEFADAILFFASPWARAVTGQNLVVDGGLVKD, from the coding sequence GTGAGTACTGAGAGCACTAAAAGCACAGCACTTTCCGACCAGATCGTCCTCGTCACCGGCGGCGCCCGCGGCTTAGGCCGCTCAATCACCGAGGCTTTTTTGAAAGAGGGCGCCCGCGTGGTGATCAACTATTTCACCAGCGCCGAGGCCGCCAAGGACATTGCCGCCTCACACGGCGAGCGCGCCTGCGCGGTACGTGCCGACGTACGCGAACGCCAAGAAATCGAAGAACTCTTCGCAACCGCCGAGTCAGTCTTCGGGGCACCCATAACCACCGTGGTGAACAACGCCCTGACGGACTTCTCCTTCAACGGCGACGCCCGCCCCAAGGCGGAAGACATCAGCTACGAGAACTTCCAGGCGCAGTTCGCCAGCGCCGTGCAGGGCGCGCTGAATACCACGCAGGCGGCACTACCGGGCTTCGAGCGAGCCGAGTGGGGGCGCGTGATCAACGTGGGCACGAACCTGTTCCAAAACCCAGTGGTCCCCTACCACGACTACACCGCCGCGAAGGCGGCTCTGCTGTCTCTGACCCGCACCTTCGCCGCCGACCTGGGCCCCAAGGGCATCACCGTGAACATGGTCAGCGGCGGGCTCTTGCGCACCACGGACGCTAGCGCCGCGACGCCGGAGGCGGTCTTCGACGCGATCGCGGAGACCACCCCACTACAGTCGGTGACCACCCCGGAAGAATTCGCTGACGCTATCTTGTTCTTCGCCTCCCCGTGGGCGCGGGCGGTCACCGGCCAAAACTTAGTTGTCGACGGCGGGTTGGTGAAGGATTAG
- a CDS encoding SGNH/GDSL hydrolase family protein: MPLKTKIAAMATALTAAFTGVGMSTTAEAAENGNVVVVGDSFTANPDEVRNAVRGSALVQSSSVTNAWINNYPQNGGCLQAPDNWPRLLSQNTGVPVSDWSCTAQTSLGAVNRIDQAIKAGDIHPGTRAVVAAVGMNDFGPFGILDGNIPFDLNGIHYNLKDNIRTIADKVRAIAPNAKIIIPGQLSISTANFPHAICPINVIPNQPAGLPGNTVHFVEEQNRHNQYWAAQGAGATFIDIMESSKYHDTCASDQERYVAGAIDTTTPGRNMGLHPSRAGSEHIAQRVAEHL; this comes from the coding sequence GTGCCCCTCAAGACGAAGATTGCCGCGATGGCCACGGCATTGACAGCTGCCTTCACCGGTGTTGGTATGTCCACCACCGCTGAGGCGGCAGAGAACGGAAACGTCGTCGTTGTCGGTGATTCCTTCACCGCCAACCCCGACGAGGTGCGTAACGCTGTTCGCGGATCGGCGCTGGTCCAATCCAGTAGTGTGACGAACGCATGGATCAACAACTACCCGCAAAACGGCGGGTGCCTGCAGGCGCCGGACAACTGGCCGCGTCTGTTGAGCCAGAACACGGGCGTGCCGGTGTCGGACTGGTCGTGCACCGCCCAAACCTCGCTTGGTGCCGTAAACCGTATCGACCAGGCCATCAAGGCTGGTGACATTCACCCCGGTACCCGCGCTGTGGTTGCGGCTGTGGGCATGAACGATTTCGGGCCGTTCGGAATTCTGGACGGGAACATTCCTTTCGATCTCAACGGAATTCACTACAATCTGAAGGACAACATCCGGACCATTGCGGATAAGGTCCGTGCCATTGCCCCGAACGCAAAGATCATCATTCCGGGGCAGCTGTCGATTTCGACCGCGAACTTCCCACACGCTATCTGCCCCATCAACGTCATTCCGAACCAGCCGGCGGGCCTTCCGGGCAACACTGTGCATTTTGTGGAGGAGCAAAACCGCCACAACCAGTACTGGGCGGCTCAGGGCGCGGGGGCTACGTTCATCGACATCATGGAATCCTCCAAGTACCACGACACCTGTGCCAGCGACCAGGAACGCTACGTAGCGGGTGCGATTGATACGACCACCCCGGGCCGGAACATGGGCCTGCACCCCTCCCGCGCTGGTTCCGAGCACATCGCTCAGCGCGTCGCCGAACATCTGTAA